CCGACGACCATCGTCGTCATGATCACCGTCGAGACGAGAGCGCTGGTCGCCAAGCCCGAGCTCAGGGCGCCGTCACCGAGCACCGTCAGACGGATCAGGGGCGACGCAGACCGCTTCTCGACGGCCCCGAAGAGGCCCGCTCCGACGAACGCCGCGACGAGCAGCGCCAGATTGAACCCGTCGAGACGACCACGACCGACCGTCATGGCGAGCGCGTAGGCGGCGAGCGTCGCCACCAGCAAGAGCGTGCCCGCCACGTCGAAGCCGGCTGGCGCCGCTCGCGGCGCGTCGGTTTCTGCCGGCAAGCCGCGCTGGGCGAGCGCGAGCGCCAGCAGTCCCAGCGGCACGTTGACCAGGAAGATCGCGCGCCAACCGGCCCCGGCGATCAGGGCGCCGCCGAGCGAAGGACCGAGGGCGGTGCCGATCGCCGACATCGTCCCGAGCATCCCCATGGCACGGCCGGCCCGCTCCTTGGCAACCGCCTCGCCAACCATGGCCATGGCCAGCGCCATCATCGCCGCGGCTCCGAGGCCCTGCGCCGCCCGGAAGGCGATCAACAGTCCGAGGGTCGGGGCGAGGCCGCACAGGATCGAGGCCCCGGTGAAGATCGAGATGCCAGTGAGCAGCAGCCGGCGCCGGCCCACCAGGTCGCCGAGCCGCCCGACGCCGACGATCAGCGTGGTGACGGCGAGAAGGTAGGCGAGAACGACCCACTGGACCTCCCGGAAGGGGGCATCGAACGCCGTCGAGAGCGTCGGCAGGGCCACGTTGGCGATGCTCGTCCCGAGTGAGGAGAGCAGCATCGACACCGCGAGGCTGGCGAGGGCCCAGGGGGCCGGGCCAGCTCCTCCTTCACCGCTCGCCGCTCCGACGTTCCGTCCGGATGGGGTGGGCAGCATGCGAACCTCCGATTCCCGATGGCTCCTCGATTGGCGCCACGAAGAGCCTAGAACCTCCCTTGGCATGGCGGAAGACGCGCCATCTGCACTTGATTCGTGCGTCTGACGCCACATCGCAGCCGATCTGCGGTACCGTCGCGGCATGGCCACGCCCGACCTCAACCTCCTGGTGACCCTCGACGTGCTGCTCACCGAAGGCAGCGTGGCGGGAGCGGCGCGACGGCTGCGGCTCAGCCCCTCGGCGATGAGCCGCGCCCTGGCGCGTCTGCGGGCGACGACCGGAGATCCACTGCTCGTGCGAGCGGGGCGCGGCCTCGTGGCGACGCCCCGAGCGCTCGAGCTGCGCGAACGCGTCGGCCAACTCGTCCAGGAGAGCGCCGCCGTGCTCCGACCGGTCGAACGACTCGACTTGCGGGAGCTCGTCCGGACCTTTACCTTGCGGACCAGCGAGGGCTTCGTCGAGACCTTTGGACCGGAGCTCCTCGCTCGGGCCGGCGAGCAGGCGCCGAAGGTCACCCTGCGCTTCGTCCCGAAGACGAACAAGGACAGCGCGCCGCTGCGCGACGGCAGTGTCGACCTCGAAACCGGCGTCGTCGCGAGGACGACCGGCCCCGAGCTCCGGGCCCAGGCCCTGTTCCGCGATCGCTTCGTCGGTGTCGTACGGGCCGACCATCCGCTCGCCCAGGGCGAGGTCACCGCCGCGCGCTATGCGGCGAGCCGGCACATCCAGGTTTCGCGAGAGGGTCTCGACCGAGGGCCGATCGACGAGGCGTTGCGGACGCGGGGACTCGAGCGGGAGATCGTCACCATCGTCGGCGGCTTCGCGACCGCCCTCGCGCTCGCACGCCGCTCCGACCTCGTCGCCAGCGTCCCCGAACGCCACACCGCGGGTCTGCGCGCGGGGATGCACAGCTTTCCCCTGCCGGTCCCCGTCCCCGAGGTGACCGTCTCGCTGCTCTGGCACCCGCGCCAGCAGGCCGACCTCGCCCACCGCTGGTTACGCGCGCTCGTGCTCGCGACCTGCGCGATGCCACGCTGAGGCCAGGGCCCGCGAGCGCTTCCGGGCGCCCGCCGGCCGATCGTCGGCCACGACTCGGTGTTCGCGCTCTCCCTTGCGTCAGAACGCCGCGGGATCGCCGACAGAGGCGAAGCGTCCGCTCGGGTTGTGGTACTGCCGCTGCGCTCCGGTCGCGGTATCGGTCACCGTGAGGGTGTACTCGACGTTCGACAGGGCGCCGTAGAAGACCCAGAACTTCTCGTTGAGCGGGCGGCCGTCGAGGACCTTGGTCACCACTTCGACGTTCGCCGGACCGAAGAACCAGAAGTACCCCGTGTCGGCGCTGATCGGCACCGCGATGCCGGCGCCACGATTGCCCGAGAAGTCCTCCCACGCCGCCTCCACGGCGAAGCGTCCGCCTTGCAGGCAGAGTCGCGTGCCGCTGGGCACGCAGTCGCCCGACGGCAGCGAAGGCGATGGCGCGGGGTCACTCGGGATCGTCGTCGACGTGGCGCTCGCGGACGGCGTGACCCCGGTCGGGAAGGCACTCGTGTCTCCCACCGACGCGAACCGGCCTGACGGGTTGAGATAGGTCTTGACGGCGCCGGTTCGCGTGTCGGTGACGGTGACGACGTACTCGACGTTCGACAGCGCCCCGTAGAAAAGCCAGTAGTGGCCGTTGACACCCATTCCGTCGAGCGCCTTGACGATCAGCTCGACGTTGGCCGCGTCGAAGAACCAGAAGGTACCGGTGTCGGCCGAGAGCGGCACGGCGTGTCCGCGCCCCGTGTTGCCTGCAAAGTCGCGCCAGGAGACCTCTACCTGGAAGCGTTTGGCATTGAGGCAGAGCCGAAACTCTCCCGGCGTGCAACTCGTGGGCAGCGCCGGGAGCGGCAACGCCCAGAGCTCGCGACCGGTCGTAGCGTCGTCGGCCGAAAAGTAGAGCAGGTCGCCGACTTCGGTGAGCTCGGCCGGCGCCGAGGACGCCGCGTGCGGAGCGATGTCGTCGACCAGATGGGTTCCGCCCGTCGTGCCATCGGTGACCCAGAGCTCGCTGCCGGCAAACGCATCATCGGCGGTGAAGTAGAGCTTCCCGCGCGCGACGACGAGCTCGCGCGGATTGCCCGAGATCGGGCCCCACCCGATGTCGGCGACGAGCTCCGTTCCCGCCGCCGTGCCGTCGGTGCGCCAGAGCTCGACCCCGTGTGCGGCGTCGGAGGCGGCGAAGAAGAGGTAACCGCCGAACGAGACCGCCGATCGCGGCGGCCAGGTGACCGCGGTCAGATGGGCGATCGGCTCGGCCGTCTCCGCCGTGCCGAGCGAGCGCCAGAGCGACGACACGCCGTTCTCGCTGCGCATGTAGAGGAGTGCTCCAGCCTGCTCGTGCAACCACATCAGCCCCTCGCGGCCAAGCGGGTCGTCGTCGACCGGTCCGGGAATCACCAACGAGGTTCCACTGGCCGTTCCGTCCGTGCGCCAGATCCCGTCTGCGCCACTGAAGAAGACGAACGGACCGACACGCGTGAATTCGGGTTCTTCGACGAACGCGAACGTCGTCACGTCGGTGAGGCGGCGAGTTCCTTCCGGCGTGCCATCGCTCTGCCAGATCTGCAACACGGGCGAGGCCGCACGAAAGAAGAGCGTGCCGCCCAACGGCGTGAGGCTCAGCGTCGGCCCGGTGTTGGGAGGAAGGTCCAGCAGCTTCGTGGTCCCCGCGGACGTTCCGTCGCTCCGCCAGAGGCTGGTCAGCCGCTCTTCCGCGACCATCCGCGTCTGGCAGAAAACGAGATCGCCGCCGAACGCGACCATCCCACAGACGAAGCCACCGTCTGTTCCCCCGTCCCACACCTTTCGCGTCGAAGCCGCGGTGCCGCCAGTCGCCCAGACCTCCGGCGTGCTGTACCGGCGCCAGCCGAAGTAGGCACTCTCGCCCACACTTCCCGAGGGATTGAAGCTCGACGAAGAGTCACAGTCGACCGACCCTTCGAACAGGAGCTCGGCGTCGTTCGACCCGGCTCCCCAGACTCCTCGCTGCGGTCGACATGCGACGAACTGGAGCCGGTCCCCCGCGCGCACGAGGTTCCCCGGGAAGGAACCCTCCCCTTCGAGCGGCGACAGCTCGATGGTCGACTCCGGGGTCCCGCGGCTCAGCCAAAGGCTCGTCTGATGTCTCGGCGAGGAGCTCGCACCGAAGAGCAAGGCGTTCTGGTGTGCAGATACGTAGCTGCCGCTCATCACCGGGTACGACCCGACCGTGCGTGTTCCGGAGGAGCTCCCGTCCGAGACCCAGAGCTCGAGGCTCGAGTCGGGCAACGAGGCGGTGAACATGAGCCGGCCCTCCACGGAGCCCGCGGCCCCGAGCACGCTGAGCCCGGTGCGGATTGGCTTCACGAGGTGGGGCACCTGTTCCGCATCGATCGCCCACAGGCTGCGGACCTCTCCCTCTATCACCGGGAAGTAGAGCTCGCTCCCCGCGCGCTCGAGCCAGCCATGCTCTTGGATCGACCCACACCCGTCGCAGGCGACGGGTTGTGCCGCTTCGCCCGCCAGGCCGCTCGACCAGAGCGTCCAGGCTCGCTCGTTCTGCGAGGAGGGAAGCAGGTAGTAGAGCCGGGTGCCATGCTTCCGCACCCAACCGCTCGGCATCGTCCGCGAGCCAGAGGCCGTGAAGCTCAGCAGCGGGACCGTGCCGCCCGGAGTGCCATCGCTCCGCCAGACGGTTCCCGGGGTCGAGGATCCAGCGGAACGACGCACGAAGAAGAGGGTCCCTTCCTCGACGGTGGCATCGAACAGCGAGAAGGCCACGCCGCTCGCCTCGGCGATGGGCTCGATCCCTTCGCTACTGACCGCCCAGAGGACGCCGTCCGCGATTGCGAGAGCTCGCCCGCGCACCGCCGCAAGCTGATTGCCGCCGCCCGCCCAAAGCACGTTCCGCAGCGGACGCGTCCCGCCTGGCGTTCCGTCCGTCGTCCAGATCGCGAACTGACCGCTCGCGTACTCCCGCGCAAAGAAGTAGGCGGCGCCCAGGGAGCCGACCATCCCCGCGGCGTACGAGCCCATCTGCGCGAGCTTACGCGTTCCCTCGATCGTTCCGTCCGAGGTCCAGAGGTCGCACGCGATGAAAGGCTGCGGACGGCAATCGTGGAAGTAGAGGCGGCCATCGAGGACCCAGCCGACCGGCTTTGTCGAGTCAGCTTCCCACGGGTATCCGAGGCCGGCCTTCAGCAAGACCGTACCCGCAGGGGTTCCATCGGTCGCCCACACGGCGTTGGATGAGCCGCCACGCCGGGTGGCGAAGTACGCCAGCACGCCGTTGCTTCCGACCAGATCACCGAGGCCGAGGGCGACCCCGGAGACCACCGGATAGGTCCCACTCGGCGTGCCGTCGGTTCGCCAGATGCTGCGACCTCCCGCTCCGGACGGCGCGAGAAAGAGATCCGTCTCTCTCACCGGCAGAAAGGAGCTCACGTAGCCGGAACCCGACGCGTCATCTTGCGGCGTGTTCGGCGCCAGGTCGACGACCTGATACGCAGGGAGCGTCGCGTCCGCGCGCACGAAGCTTGGCGAAGCGAGCAACCACACGAGGCCGAACACGATTCCGAGAGAACGCATGGGTCACCTCCGCGCTAGGAACGGGAGAGGATTCGACAAAGCCCGCGGTCGAGAATCGCCACGTTGCCGACTATCCTAGTCCTATTCGTGAGCACGGTCGTCGAACGGCGCCGATAGACCGTCGCGCGGGAGCGCCGAAGGCGCCGCCTACCGCGCCGGACGACCTCGACGGAGT
This genomic window from Holophagales bacterium contains:
- a CDS encoding LysR family transcriptional regulator, with the translated sequence MATPDLNLLVTLDVLLTEGSVAGAARRLRLSPSAMSRALARLRATTGDPLLVRAGRGLVATPRALELRERVGQLVQESAAVLRPVERLDLRELVRTFTLRTSEGFVETFGPELLARAGEQAPKVTLRFVPKTNKDSAPLRDGSVDLETGVVARTTGPELRAQALFRDRFVGVVRADHPLAQGEVTAARYAASRHIQVSREGLDRGPIDEALRTRGLEREIVTIVGGFATALALARRSDLVASVPERHTAGLRAGMHSFPLPVPVPEVTVSLLWHPRQQADLAHRWLRALVLATCAMPR